The following coding sequences are from one Gossypium raimondii isolate GPD5lz chromosome 4, ASM2569854v1, whole genome shotgun sequence window:
- the LOC105779339 gene encoding heavy metal-associated isoprenylated plant protein 45, whose translation MLGWFNGKTKASNAMSIVELAVHMDCEGCEKRIRRAISKIDGVDSLEIDMDKQKITVRGYVEETKVLKVVRRTGRKAEFWPFPYDTEYYPYASQYLDESTYTSSYNYYRHGFNESVHGYFPHQPYTTVPDQTVHLFSDDNVHAYCNVM comes from the exons ATGTTAGGTTGGTTCAATGGAAAGACAAAAGCTTCCAATGCCATGTCT ATTGTTGAGCTTGCGGTACACATGGATTGTGAAGGATGCGAAAAGAGGATACGAAGAGCAATCTCAAAAATAGATG GGGTAGACAGCTTGGAAATCGACATGGATAAGCAGAAGATAACAGTGAGAGGATATGTGGAGGAGACGAAAGTGCTGAAAGTAGTGAGGAGAACTGGGAGGAAAGCCGAGTTTTGGCCGTTCCCATACGACACCGAATACTATCCTTATGCTTCCCAGTATTTGGATGAATCTACATATACATCTTCTTATAACTATTACAGGCATGGATTTAACGAAAGCGTGCATGGCTATTTCCCACACCAACCTTACACAACTGTTCCTGATCAGACAGTTCATCTCTTTAGTGATGATAATGTTCATGCTTACTGCAATGTTATGTGA